From a single Okeanomitos corallinicola TIOX110 genomic region:
- a CDS encoding ribonuclease Z translates to MQITFLGTSSGVPTRSRNVSSVALRLPQKADLWLFDCGEGTQHQILRSELKTSQLSRIFITHLHGDHIFGLMGLLASCGLAGNVDRVDIYGPSGLNEYLQAASRYSHTHFSYPIKVHTVQPGVIYEDDDFVVSCGLLHHRITAFGYRVEEKDRSGRFDVETAKALKIPSGPIYGQLKRGETVTLEDGRIINGSELCGPTEIGRKFVYCTDTVYCDGAVKLAEDADVLIHEATFAHQDAEMAFQRLHSTSTMAAQTAYLAGVHQLIMTHFSPRYTPGNAIELKDLLKEARAIFPKTIMANDFMVYDIPRRRENKLKIKGKN, encoded by the coding sequence GTGCAGATTACATTTTTAGGGACGAGTTCCGGTGTACCTACAAGATCACGTAATGTTTCTAGTGTGGCACTGAGATTACCACAAAAAGCTGATCTCTGGTTGTTTGACTGTGGGGAAGGTACACAGCACCAAATTTTGCGGAGTGAACTAAAAACCAGCCAACTCTCCCGCATTTTTATCACCCATCTGCACGGAGATCATATTTTTGGCTTAATGGGACTTTTGGCTAGTTGCGGGTTAGCTGGTAATGTAGATCGAGTTGATATTTATGGCCCATCGGGTTTAAATGAATATCTGCAAGCAGCTTCCCGTTATTCTCACACCCATTTTTCTTACCCCATCAAAGTGCATACTGTTCAACCAGGGGTAATTTATGAAGATGATGATTTTGTGGTCAGTTGTGGTTTACTGCATCACCGCATCACTGCTTTTGGCTATCGTGTAGAAGAAAAAGACCGTAGTGGCCGCTTTGATGTGGAAACAGCCAAAGCTTTAAAAATTCCTTCCGGCCCGATTTATGGTCAACTCAAACGTGGTGAGACAGTTACTTTAGAAGATGGACGCATAATTAATGGTAGTGAACTATGCGGACCTACAGAAATAGGACGTAAATTTGTTTATTGTACAGATACAGTTTATTGTGATGGTGCAGTCAAACTAGCTGAGGATGCTGATGTATTAATTCATGAAGCTACCTTTGCCCATCAAGATGCAGAAATGGCTTTTCAAAGGTTACATTCTACCAGCACCATGGCAGCACAAACAGCTTATTTAGCAGGTGTACATCAATTAATTATGACTCATTTTAGTCCTCGTTATACTCCTGGGAATGCCATTGAATTAAAAGATTTACTGAAAGAAGCGCGCGCTATTTTTCCTAAAACTATTATGGCGAATGATTTCATGGTTTACGACATACCTAGAAGAAGAGAAAATAAGCTCAAGATTAAAGGTAAAAATTAG
- a CDS encoding HlyD family efflux transporter periplasmic adaptor subunit has translation MLYTHHQKLIPSQHKDDFLPSISIWTSLTGILLIGTVATGITLSSWVKYNVTVKASAIVRPTGETRIVQPQIEGTIKNILVKENQPIKIGDVIADLDNEHLLIKKNQVQGNIQQGNLQLIQIDAQIRNLNNQILAEQKVIETIIATAKADLVRNQREYQERKINTDSDFLVSAASLEKAMTNFKKAKADLEFAKIDRDRYQQLSEIGAIGRREFEQKQLVVQQTELTLSAEEKSLEIAKIQVKSAKSAVNPTTAMVKIAQERINQETAKGKANIASLNKEKQALIERRVQLQTQINQSQKELEQLENQIRKSTIVATSNGIILKLNLRNPGQVVKVSESIAEIVPDHTALEIKASIPTTDIKKVAIGQKVQLRVDACPYPDYGTLNGVVKTVSPDVISMQTNNQSVATNNSYFAATIQPEKLTFGNHHQCDIQAGMEVTADIISKQETALQFMLRKARLITDL, from the coding sequence ATGCTGTACACTCATCATCAAAAACTCATACCTTCACAACATAAGGATGACTTTTTACCCTCCATTAGTATTTGGACATCTTTAACTGGTATTCTTCTCATCGGTACTGTTGCTACAGGAATTACTCTTTCTTCATGGGTGAAATATAATGTCACAGTCAAAGCATCTGCCATTGTTCGTCCCACTGGTGAAACTCGTATAGTACAACCACAAATAGAAGGGACAATAAAAAATATTTTAGTCAAAGAAAATCAACCAATAAAAATAGGTGATGTCATTGCTGATCTTGATAATGAACATTTACTAATTAAAAAAAATCAAGTACAGGGTAATATTCAACAAGGTAATTTGCAACTAATTCAAATTGATGCCCAAATTCGTAACTTAAATAATCAGATTTTAGCTGAACAAAAAGTAATTGAAACTATAATTGCCACAGCAAAAGCAGATTTAGTCCGCAACCAACGAGAATACCAAGAACGCAAAATTAATACTGATAGTGATTTTTTGGTATCAGCAGCCAGTCTAGAAAAAGCCATGACTAATTTTAAAAAGGCAAAAGCAGATTTAGAATTTGCTAAAATAGACAGAGATCGCTATCAACAATTATCAGAAATTGGTGCAATTGGTAGGAGAGAATTTGAACAAAAACAACTTGTGGTTCAGCAAACAGAATTAACATTATCTGCTGAAGAGAAATCATTAGAAATAGCCAAAATTCAAGTTAAATCAGCTAAGTCTGCGGTAAATCCGACTACAGCAATGGTGAAAATTGCACAGGAACGTATTAACCAAGAAACTGCTAAAGGCAAAGCTAATATTGCTAGTTTAAATAAAGAAAAACAAGCATTAATTGAGCGGAGAGTACAATTACAAACCCAAATCAATCAATCACAAAAAGAACTTGAGCAATTAGAAAATCAAATTCGTAAAAGTACAATAGTTGCCACTAGCAATGGGATTATCCTCAAACTAAACCTGCGTAATCCTGGTCAAGTAGTCAAAGTCAGTGAATCTATTGCAGAAATTGTTCCTGATCATACGGCTTTAGAAATTAAAGCTAGTATTCCCACTACTGACATTAAAAAAGTTGCCATTGGTCAAAAAGTCCAATTACGTGTAGATGCTTGTCCCTATCCTGATTATGGCACACTCAATGGAGTTGTAAAAACAGTTTCTCCTGATGTAATTAGTATGCAAACAAATAATCAAAGTGTCGCCACCAATAACAGTTATTTTGCAGCCACAATTCAACCAGAAAAACTGACATTTGGTAATCATCATCAGTGTGATATCCAAGCAGGAATGGAAGTTACAGCAGATATTATTTCCAAGCAAGAGACCGCCCTGCAATTTATGTTACGCAAAGCCAGATTAATCACGGATTTATAA
- a CDS encoding response regulator transcription factor has product MEQTLTANKLLNILVIDDHESVLGGTVTILKNQYPQTRFITATTADNAINIIAKNQPELIVMDLSIPQHTGITARPDHGIQLLKNLMKEYPELNIVVQSAHVRTLIRIRLDIDNHKGGFTIADKSLSTQEMLIRVDWALQGLTHIKDIKTIHSGLEVKPEWLQVLNLAFEAGLQDKAIAEKMCVSERMVRHYWSKLQDALNVYPEAGKNIRIQTEKRAREEGLID; this is encoded by the coding sequence ATGGAACAAACTTTGACAGCCAATAAATTATTAAATATTTTGGTGATTGATGATCATGAATCCGTATTGGGTGGAACAGTCACTATTCTCAAAAATCAATATCCTCAAACTAGATTTATTACTGCTACAACTGCCGATAACGCTATTAATATAATTGCTAAAAATCAGCCTGAATTAATAGTTATGGATTTGTCTATTCCCCAGCATACAGGAATCACAGCTAGACCTGATCATGGTATTCAACTTCTGAAAAACTTGATGAAAGAATATCCTGAATTAAATATTGTTGTTCAAAGCGCCCACGTGAGGACATTAATTCGTATTCGTTTAGATATTGATAATCATAAAGGAGGTTTTACCATTGCGGATAAAAGTCTCTCTACCCAAGAAATGTTAATTAGAGTAGATTGGGCATTACAGGGATTAACCCATATAAAAGATATCAAAACAATTCACTCAGGATTAGAAGTAAAACCCGAATGGTTGCAGGTATTAAATCTAGCTTTTGAAGCAGGTTTACAAGACAAAGCAATTGCTGAAAAAATGTGCGTATCTGAGCGGATGGTACGTCATTATTGGAGCAAATTGCAAGACGCATTAAATGTTTATCCAGAAGCAGGTAAAAACATCCGTATTCAAACAGAAAAACGTGCTAGAGAAGAAGGACTCATAGATTAA
- a CDS encoding sensor histidine kinase → MQSKILPAIIARCRLIWKLNTHHIKNILFTVITILNLVIIIYLTLNLGCFNFQSYIILLIGLNATYITALYHYHKTANLGIKARKAILEVAFIAIHNGPLQTLDQILRIVRSQDLAIKNSILQLEPELEKLNQELRGMYEFWQQESIVQESRLYLDKQIILNLQDPLHEILYQVYIHTLERDFPCFKTIKLKIRSFEAVDESCLTIENKRGICRFLEEALCNVGKYATGITCLKVTCSLSVGWYTLSIVDDGLGLNSSKEGRGTQQFKKLARQINGKFQRIPIYPQGTICELSWPAYLISYHR, encoded by the coding sequence ATGCAGTCTAAAATTCTGCCCGCAATAATAGCCAGATGTAGATTGATATGGAAATTAAACACACATCATATCAAAAATATCTTATTCACAGTAATTACTATTTTAAATTTAGTGATTATCATCTATCTAACCTTAAACTTAGGCTGTTTTAATTTTCAATCATACATAATTTTACTTATAGGTTTAAATGCTACTTACATCACAGCGTTATACCACTATCATAAAACTGCTAACTTAGGAATAAAAGCCAGAAAGGCAATTTTAGAAGTCGCATTTATAGCAATTCATAATGGACCACTACAAACCCTAGATCAGATTTTAAGAATAGTCAGAAGTCAAGACCTAGCAATTAAAAATTCAATTCTACAATTAGAACCAGAACTAGAAAAATTAAACCAAGAATTAAGAGGAATGTATGAGTTTTGGCAACAAGAAAGTATTGTCCAAGAATCTAGATTATATTTAGACAAGCAAATAATTTTAAATTTACAAGATCCCCTCCATGAAATTCTTTATCAAGTTTATATTCACACCTTAGAGCGAGATTTTCCTTGCTTTAAAACCATCAAATTAAAAATTCGTAGTTTTGAAGCAGTAGATGAAAGTTGTTTAACCATAGAAAACAAGCGGGGAATTTGCCGATTTTTAGAAGAAGCTTTATGTAATGTGGGTAAATACGCCACAGGAATAACTTGTCTGAAAGTGACTTGTTCTTTATCCGTTGGTTGGTACACCTTGAGTATTGTAGATGATGGTTTAGGTCTTAACTCATCTAAAGAAGGACGGGGAACTCAACAGTTTAAAAAATTAGCCAGACAGATAAATGGTAAATTTCAACGCATCCCCATTTATCCTCAAGGAACTATCTGCGAGTTATCTTGGCCTGCATACCTGATAAGTTATCATAGATAA